AAGGCGTTCCGGATTGCTCCTGCCCGATTTAGAAGGTGTAGACACTGTCGATGAGCAGGTCTCCATTGCCAAACAAAAAGCCGGTATAGGTCCGGACGAACCTGTACAACTGGAAAGATTTAAAGTTGAAAGATACAAATAACAGCCAGGGGTGAGAGCTTGGTCAACGAAGCTCTTTTCTACGAGAAGAAAGAGGACAAATATGTAACCTGCACGTTATGTCCCAGGGTATGTAATATCGGGCCGGGGCGTACCGGTTTTTGCAGGACAAGAAAAAATATAGACGGAACATTATTTGCTTTGAATTATGGCCGCTGTTCATCGATTGCGATGGATCCGATTGAGAAAAAACCGTTTTACCACTTTTATCCCGGCGCAAACATTTTGTCAATGGGCACGATAGGCTGCAATTTGCACTGCAAGTTTTGCCAGAATTGGACAATTGCGCGTGCTGATGAAGGATATCATACAGAGGAGATCTCTCCCCGGAAAGCGGTGGACCTTGTCAATCAATACAGGCAAAAGGGCCGCTCCTGCATCGGGATAGCGTACACTTACTCAGAGCCTTTTACATGGTTTGAGTTTGTCCTGGAGACTGCGCAGACAGCCAGTGAACAGGGCATAAAGAATGTGTTGGTTACCAACGGCTATATTAACAAAGAACCTCTTCAGCAAATTCTTCCGTACATCGATGCCATGAATATAGACGTCAAGGGTTTTACTGACGAATATTACCGATCCGTCTGCAGCGGAAAACTTGGACCTGTGGTACGCACGGTCGAGGAAGCGTTTGATAAATGTCATGTTGAGCTGACCACATTGCTTGTTCCGGGATTGAATGATTCTTTAGAAGACATCAATGGATTGGTTTCCTGGACCGCCGGCCTTGACCGCGAAATACCATTGCACTTTTCCCGGTACTTTCCGAACTACAAAATGGACCAACCGGCCACACCAATTCAGGCCCTGCAAAAAGCGTGGGAACTGGCTAAAGAGAAACTAGATTACGTATATGTTGGCAACGCGCCGCAGCTGAACGCGGGGAACACATACTGTCCGCAGTGCAAGTTTAAAATAATTGAGCGTTATGCTTATACCGTGAGGATAACAGGATTAAACGAAAAAAAATGCCGCCGCTGCGGCTATCCGATACGTCTGGTTGGAGGCCCGGAGGATGATTCCGGATTAGTCATACCAGAGAATAACACCGGCAAAGACTGATCCAGTTTCGATAACCTGATGTTCAATAGCTTTGACCAGGCATTTTGTTAATTTAAGGTTTCTGGTTTGAAAAGCCTCTTTCACCATCCCCGTGATTATATCTTCCGCTTCCTTTTTCGAAACGTGACCGGAGTATTCCATGATTACTCCGAAACCGCCCTCGGGAATGCCGACTCCTACTGCTGCAGTGATAGTATCACCCGGTTTTGATGATGTCAGTGTACCGTAAGCGATGGGAACAAGCGAGCCCGGCGGCAAAGAAATTGTTTCGTCATAGACTGCGCCGGGTGGTAAAATACTGCTTACTTTTAAAAGGTTCACGTTGCCGGCGCCTGCCTCCAGCAGGGCTTGATCAAAGGCGTTCAGGGGACTTATGCTTTCTCCCGTTCCCGCGACCAGTTTAAAAACGGTTGGTGTTGGTAGCAAGTAATCCACTCCTTAAGATATTTACCGCTTAATTACAACTATCGGGGTTTGTTGATCGTCATTGCCAAAAGGGTTATCGATCAGGGCTTCTTTTGCTGTCCTTTCACTATCCTGGCTGGTTGCGGCCAGTATATCGACGCATTTGATGTCATTGACATCAGCAATAACCGCGTCCACACCCGTTGCCTCAAGGATTGAACGGACAATTTTTTCCGGCTCTTTAGGTCCGAGAATAATGTGCTTCTCATAAGGCCACATTGTGCCTGCTATATCATCAATTAAAGCAAGTTCACGGCCCGCCACGATATAAAAGTATCCCTTTGCTCCTATCAAACGGCCGAAGATAGATGCAGCGCAGCCAAGTATGATTTTAAAGATGCCTACTTCCCGGATAGCAAGCTGCATTGCGGTCGGAGTAGCCAGACTGCCATGTTTGGCAGGGAAACGGCTGACGAATTTAGCAATCAAGCCCGGGCGGATTTTTTCAGAAAGGACCGCACGGCCTTGAGTAATTGCAGCTACGCTTTCCGCTACAGCGATGATATCCCCCGGGAAAGCAATTCCTTCGGTATATTTTCGGGTCAGTTCAACGATATCGTCTTTTTCAGTTACGACGTGAGTTTTAATGGGAATGGAGGAAAAATTCAAGGCAGCCATCACCAGTCCTTGGTGTTCTTTTCATTACAGGGTATGAGCTGTAATAGAAAAGGGCGCCTGTACGCTTTTTTCAGTTTTTTAGTTTTTCGGTTTTAAAGGCCTACGATAAGGATGGTTACCCATTTAACAAGAAGGGCTGAAGGGATAAAAATGATTTGGGCGAGGATGGTTCCCATGATTCTGGTTAAGCACAGATAATAAACCATTTGTTTGATTTCTTCCTTCTGCTCGTTTCCTAGAGCATGATCCGTTATTACAGCCGCCGTAGGGTTAATAATTATTGCTGAAAGTATTGTCGCTATACCGTTGACAACACCGGACAGCAGGCTTGCCGTAGACCTGTAGTTTGGCAGCAAGGCGCCGGCATAAAGAGAGGAAAGCACGCCCGTTGTCCAAACCGAAATGACAATTATGTTGGCAATAAGGAATGCAAGCGGAATAGTCCGTCGATATAATTTCGGCTTGGGCAGGAATGAAAAACTTTGAAATAAAAGCAAGATCAAACGCCGGGGGGAAAGAAGCATTATGACGAGCCTGATCACAGAACCTGTTTCTTCAAACATGTAAATAACCCTGTTAAAAACAAAAGAGAATATAGGGGTGAAAAAGACGCCCACCAGAGTGCCGGCGGTGGCTGAAAAGATTACAAGTCTGATTTGGTAATTTAGTACAGCAAGCTGTTGTCTGTAATAGGGATCTTGAACTAGACCCTGGCTGACAGCAAGAGTATCTTTCATTGCGTTGTTAATAGTTTGCTCGACAATTGAAGAAAGCAGTGGCGCCTGGACAAGGTTTGCAGTGCTGGCCAGCAAAGAGACGATTTGGAACAAGGAAAAGGCTGTGGCAAGTCTTTTGGTGGAAACTCCTGAAAGACGCACCGCATATGCTAACGTATCAGTTAAATGAATGATTGCTGTTAATATACAGATTAATAACAACCTGTCGATTTTAATTCACCCGCCGAGCGTATATGGAAAATTTACTTGTCTATAGCAAAGTATATGAAGCCGGAAGGAAGGGTAGTATTCAAAGGCCCAGGAGATGATAAATTTCCTCGTCCACATGCGAACCTTCTGCCAGGACTTTTTTTAGTCTGAAGTCTTTTACAGCCCGGGCAGTGCCGGGTCCGAAAAT
Above is a window of Desulfotomaculum sp. DNA encoding:
- a CDS encoding DUF2837 domain-containing protein, with protein sequence MDRLLLICILTAIIHLTDTLAYAVRLSGVSTKRLATAFSLFQIVSLLASTANLVQAPLLSSIVEQTINNAMKDTLAVSQGLVQDPYYRQQLAVLNYQIRLVIFSATAGTLVGVFFTPIFSFVFNRVIYMFEETGSVIRLVIMLLSPRRLILLLFQSFSFLPKPKLYRRTIPLAFLIANIIVISVWTTGVLSSLYAGALLPNYRSTASLLSGVVNGIATILSAIIINPTAAVITDHALGNEQKEEIKQMVYYLCLTRIMGTILAQIIFIPSALLVKWVTILIVGL
- the amrS gene encoding AmmeMemoRadiSam system radical SAM enzyme produces the protein MVNEALFYEKKEDKYVTCTLCPRVCNIGPGRTGFCRTRKNIDGTLFALNYGRCSSIAMDPIEKKPFYHFYPGANILSMGTIGCNLHCKFCQNWTIARADEGYHTEEISPRKAVDLVNQYRQKGRSCIGIAYTYSEPFTWFEFVLETAQTASEQGIKNVLVTNGYINKEPLQQILPYIDAMNIDVKGFTDEYYRSVCSGKLGPVVRTVEEAFDKCHVELTTLLVPGLNDSLEDINGLVSWTAGLDREIPLHFSRYFPNYKMDQPATPIQALQKAWELAKEKLDYVYVGNAPQLNAGNTYCPQCKFKIIERYAYTVRITGLNEKKCRRCGYPIRLVGGPEDDSGLVIPENNTGKD
- a CDS encoding arginine decarboxylase, pyruvoyl-dependent is translated as MLPTPTVFKLVAGTGESISPLNAFDQALLEAGAGNVNLLKVSSILPPGAVYDETISLPPGSLVPIAYGTLTSSKPGDTITAAVGVGIPEGGFGVIMEYSGHVSKKEAEDIITGMVKEAFQTRNLKLTKCLVKAIEHQVIETGSVFAGVILWYD
- a CDS encoding F420-0:Gamma-glutamyl ligase, whose product is MAALNFSSIPIKTHVVTEKDDIVELTRKYTEGIAFPGDIIAVAESVAAITQGRAVLSEKIRPGLIAKFVSRFPAKHGSLATPTAMQLAIREVGIFKIILGCAASIFGRLIGAKGYFYIVAGRELALIDDIAGTMWPYEKHIILGPKEPEKIVRSILEATGVDAVIADVNDIKCVDILAATSQDSERTAKEALIDNPFGNDDQQTPIVVIKR